Proteins from a single region of Saccharospirillaceae bacterium:
- a CDS encoding ATP-binding protein, with protein MSENRHADPVALELTYLSTFSERAAIDEALEYALPWQVPDKTPPNFGFTRKSFWLKAPIYNDTGVSQRRLLTVDYPLLDHLEIFLVQDKNIIKHAVMGDRMPFHVREVNNRRFVVPVDIPADGKVQVYFFLRTSSAALLPAFLWQEQDFYQHEVELSLGFGLYFGFIIVMIAYNLFLYFSIRDVSYLYYILYVGAFCIFQASLTGLSYQFLWPESPNWNDLSVPFTVLLTNVTALLFAIRFLDLKRHTTLFYRFVLVDLSVCSLLLFACFWVSYASIIAIAATFTIVNSLAMFAGSAYLLKRGVRHARFFLLGWTTFLLGCLLLSLMVLGILPINFITEHGAKIGSAMEVVLLSFALADRINSERQAKFAAEKQTYLEKEKTASAQAATKAKDEFLSIMSHEIRTPMNGVVGMLQLLRDTNLDHKQKELLQVMDGSAQTLVAIINDVLDFSKIQSGKMPIEQVPFDLKQLLNDVTELYQMTLKLKEDVRFELITDGNVPVWVSGDPTRLRQILTNFINNAVKFTEHGKIILHVSQQRHQTVFRVTDTGVGLSEQEQQGLFQQFSQSGAEVSRKYGGTGLGLSICKMLSELMNGDVGVSSRAGQGSTFWCSLPLEATVAEAQLKPEANQSSGDVGQLSVLVAEDNSVNRLVVEKMLAKLGVKPDFAENGQQAVEHYQNNKYDLILMDCQMPVMDGYQASEMIREWEGKHRLNPVVIAALTANASKEDKKLALQSGMNLHLSKPLLLESLEETLIQALDGRR; from the coding sequence TTGAGCGAAAACAGACATGCCGATCCGGTTGCATTGGAGTTGACTTACCTTTCAACGTTCAGTGAGCGTGCGGCGATCGATGAAGCACTCGAGTATGCGCTCCCCTGGCAGGTGCCGGATAAAACGCCACCCAACTTTGGCTTCACCCGGAAATCGTTCTGGCTGAAAGCGCCAATTTATAACGATACCGGCGTTTCGCAGCGACGATTGCTTACGGTGGATTACCCGTTGCTCGACCATCTTGAAATCTTTCTGGTGCAAGATAAAAACATCATAAAGCACGCGGTGATGGGCGATCGAATGCCATTTCATGTTCGAGAAGTGAACAATCGTCGCTTTGTTGTACCTGTGGATATTCCGGCTGACGGCAAGGTGCAGGTTTATTTCTTTCTCAGAACCAGCAGCGCCGCATTACTTCCGGCATTTTTATGGCAGGAACAGGATTTTTATCAGCACGAAGTCGAGCTATCTCTCGGTTTCGGGCTGTACTTTGGCTTTATTATTGTAATGATCGCCTACAACCTGTTTCTGTACTTTTCGATTCGGGATGTCAGTTACCTGTATTACATCCTGTATGTTGGAGCATTTTGTATTTTTCAGGCCTCGCTCACCGGCTTGTCCTATCAGTTTTTGTGGCCGGAAAGCCCGAACTGGAATGATCTGAGTGTGCCATTCACCGTGCTGCTGACGAATGTTACAGCGCTGCTGTTCGCAATTCGCTTTCTCGATCTGAAACGACATACAACGCTGTTTTATCGTTTTGTGTTGGTCGATCTGTCGGTCTGTAGCTTATTGTTGTTCGCCTGCTTCTGGGTCAGCTATGCCTCCATTATTGCTATTGCTGCAACCTTTACCATAGTGAACAGTCTGGCGATGTTTGCAGGCAGTGCTTATTTGCTCAAGCGTGGCGTTCGTCATGCACGTTTCTTTTTACTTGGCTGGACCACCTTCCTGTTAGGCTGTCTGCTGTTATCACTGATGGTATTGGGCATTTTACCCATCAATTTTATTACCGAACACGGTGCAAAAATCGGTTCGGCGATGGAGGTTGTGCTTTTATCTTTTGCCTTGGCTGACCGGATTAACTCCGAGCGACAGGCCAAGTTTGCTGCTGAAAAACAAACCTACCTTGAGAAAGAAAAAACCGCTTCAGCACAGGCAGCAACCAAGGCTAAGGATGAATTTTTGTCGATCATGAGTCATGAAATCCGTACACCCATGAACGGTGTGGTTGGAATGCTTCAGTTGCTGCGCGATACCAACCTGGATCATAAGCAAAAAGAACTCCTGCAAGTGATGGACGGTTCTGCGCAAACACTGGTCGCTATTATTAATGATGTGCTCGACTTTTCTAAAATACAGTCCGGAAAAATGCCCATTGAGCAGGTTCCGTTTGATCTGAAGCAATTATTAAACGACGTAACAGAGTTGTATCAGATGACTCTGAAACTGAAAGAAGACGTCCGTTTCGAGCTGATTACCGATGGCAATGTACCGGTCTGGGTGTCTGGAGACCCAACCCGTTTACGGCAAATTCTAACCAACTTTATTAATAATGCGGTGAAATTTACCGAACACGGAAAAATTATTCTGCATGTCAGTCAACAGAGACATCAGACGGTGTTTCGGGTCACTGATACAGGGGTTGGACTCAGCGAGCAGGAGCAACAGGGGTTGTTTCAGCAATTCAGTCAATCCGGTGCAGAGGTTAGCCGAAAATACGGTGGTACAGGCCTGGGGCTGAGTATCTGTAAGATGCTCAGTGAGCTGATGAATGGCGATGTTGGGGTTTCCAGTCGCGCCGGACAAGGTTCAACTTTCTGGTGCTCATTGCCGCTTGAAGCGACGGTGGCTGAGGCACAACTAAAACCAGAGGCGAATCAAAGCTCCGGAGATGTTGGTCAGTTATCGGTTTTAGTGGCCGAGGATAATTCTGTGAATCGTTTGGTGGTAGAAAAGATGCTGGCGAAGCTCGGTGTGAAACCGGACTTTGCGGAGAACGGTCAGCAGGCTGTGGAGCATTACCAGAACAATAAATATGATCTGATTTTAATGGATTGTCAGATGCCGGTGATGGATGGTTATCAGGCGAGTGAGATGATTCGCGAATGGGAAGGTAAACACCGGCTAAACCCGGTTGTAATTGCTGCTCTGACCGCCAATGCCAGTAAAGAAGATAAAAAACTGGCCTTACAGTCGGGTATGAATCTCCATTTATCCAAACCATTGTTACTGGAATCGCTGGAAGAAACTCTGATTCAGGCTCTGGATGGCCGTCGATAA
- a CDS encoding ATP-binding protein, producing MLNSLIGRLMAFSTLTLIVLMTGLGFLLQHSFYSSQLSAMQERLKLHSYSILSVADYHSSQLYLPVFLQERRFNKPESGLYAQVVKSDATKAWSSLSARSLSLGSSRWAEQGQWIYSTVARTDEQFFMARFGVSWSESGISGPVYNIVLLESMSELHLQVDLYRQKLGILLLSLSSFILLMQFLILRWGLRPLRQVSSDLEDIQHGQKAQLSGDYPRELKPLTSNLNRLISSEHGQRERYRNTLADLSHSLKTPLTVMSGIVTEQQQHEKTVELNELCYQIDKMNSTIGYQLQRAVQGSSGLSIQKIDVLPLLQSVCSAMDKVYANKGMAIHLDVSEPAIFNGDENDLLEVLGNLVDNACKYGNQTVEIAVFQESQQLTITVSDDGRGIPEEQRNLVLQRGRRLDTVEAGQGLGLALVKEILDSYRAGLIIEQSPLGGACFRITFPQ from the coding sequence ATGCTCAACTCATTAATCGGACGGCTGATGGCGTTTTCGACGTTGACGTTGATCGTATTAATGACGGGCCTGGGTTTTTTATTGCAGCATTCGTTTTACAGCTCACAGCTGAGTGCAATGCAGGAGCGATTAAAGCTGCACAGTTATTCGATTTTATCGGTTGCGGATTACCACAGCAGCCAGTTGTATTTGCCCGTTTTTCTGCAGGAACGCCGTTTTAATAAGCCGGAGTCGGGTTTGTACGCCCAAGTCGTAAAATCGGATGCCACTAAGGCCTGGTCATCGTTGTCCGCGCGGTCATTATCACTGGGGAGCAGCCGCTGGGCGGAACAGGGGCAATGGATCTATTCGACCGTTGCCCGGACGGACGAACAATTTTTTATGGCGCGATTTGGTGTGAGTTGGTCGGAATCGGGTATCAGTGGTCCGGTTTATAATATTGTACTGCTTGAAAGTATGTCGGAACTGCATCTTCAGGTTGATCTTTACCGACAAAAGCTGGGGATTTTATTGTTGAGCTTGTCCAGCTTTATTCTATTGATGCAGTTTTTAATTTTGCGTTGGGGTTTAAGGCCGCTGCGCCAGGTCAGTTCCGATCTGGAAGATATTCAGCATGGGCAGAAAGCACAATTGTCCGGAGACTATCCGCGAGAGCTGAAACCGCTGACATCTAACCTTAACCGTCTGATTTCCTCCGAACACGGACAGCGTGAGCGTTACCGAAACACGCTGGCCGATTTATCTCACAGTTTAAAAACCCCGCTGACAGTGATGTCTGGCATTGTGACCGAACAACAACAGCATGAGAAAACGGTAGAGTTAAATGAACTCTGTTATCAGATTGATAAAATGAACTCGACTATTGGTTATCAGTTGCAACGAGCGGTGCAGGGGTCATCCGGCTTAAGTATTCAGAAAATAGACGTGCTGCCATTATTGCAATCGGTTTGCTCTGCGATGGATAAAGTGTATGCCAACAAAGGTATGGCTATTCACCTTGATGTATCGGAACCAGCCATATTCAATGGCGATGAAAATGACTTGTTGGAAGTGCTGGGCAACCTGGTTGATAATGCTTGCAAGTACGGTAACCAGACCGTTGAAATTGCGGTGTTTCAGGAGTCGCAACAATTGACCATTACAGTATCGGATGATGGCCGGGGTATCCCGGAAGAGCAACGGAATCTTGTATTGCAGCGTGGTCGTCGATTAGATACTGTTGAAGCCGGTCAGGGCCTTGGTCTGGCATTGGTGAAGGAAATTCTTGATAGTTATCGGGCCGGACTTATTATCGAACAATCACCCTTAGGAGGGGCCTGCTTCAGAATAACGTTCCCCCAGTGA
- a CDS encoding Bor family protein, translated as MTTNNTKKLITMLMLCFLTACSSVTMRPYGGEKITTKPTYQSSKDYYWWGLRNKYQINTSEICQGRRVMQMQSVSTLSDWIFQTLTIGIYFPRTAKVWCEEKR; from the coding sequence ATGACAACGAATAATACAAAAAAGCTGATTACGATGCTGATGCTGTGTTTTCTCACCGCCTGTTCCAGTGTCACTATGCGACCATACGGTGGCGAAAAAATTACCACGAAGCCCACTTATCAGAGTAGTAAAGATTATTACTGGTGGGGGCTGCGTAATAAATATCAGATTAACACCAGTGAGATTTGCCAAGGCCGTCGGGTCATGCAGATGCAGTCGGTCAGCACATTATCTGACTGGATTTTTCAAACGCTGACCATTGGGATTTATTTTCCGCGTACAGCCAAAGTTTGGTGCGAGGAAAAACGGTGA
- a CDS encoding response regulator transcription factor codes for MKILIVEDDQLLRQQLVQQLEQNGFNCQQAADGMEGYFHASEYPFDMAVIDLGLPKIDGIELIRRLRTDGCKFPILILTARNGWKSRVEGLDAGADDYMEKPFHIEELAARCRALLRRTTGNSNTLEAGPLQLDLTTQQVTLNNELMDLTAFEYKILEYMMRRGGEVISKTVLTDYLYDQDFERDSNVIEVLVGRLRKKLAGDSGFAPIVTLRGRGYQFQKQG; via the coding sequence ATGAAAATTCTGATCGTTGAGGATGACCAGTTGCTGCGCCAGCAGCTGGTGCAGCAGTTGGAACAAAATGGCTTTAATTGCCAGCAAGCTGCAGATGGTATGGAAGGATACTTCCATGCCAGCGAGTACCCGTTTGATATGGCTGTGATCGACCTCGGACTGCCGAAAATTGATGGCATTGAATTAATTCGCCGGTTGCGAACAGACGGGTGTAAGTTTCCGATCCTGATTTTAACCGCCCGTAATGGTTGGAAGTCCAGGGTTGAGGGACTTGACGCCGGTGCTGATGACTACATGGAAAAACCGTTTCACATCGAGGAGCTGGCAGCTCGATGCCGGGCCTTATTACGGCGTACCACGGGCAACAGTAATACTCTTGAGGCTGGCCCGCTGCAACTGGACCTCACCACACAGCAAGTCACTCTGAATAACGAGCTGATGGACCTGACGGCGTTTGAATACAAAATTCTTGAATACATGATGCGTCGCGGTGGCGAGGTCATATCTAAAACCGTATTGACCGACTATTTATACGATCAGGATTTTGAGCGTGATAGTAACGTCATCGAAGTTTTGGTTGGTCGCTTAAGGAAGAAACTCGCTGGAGATAGTGGATTTGCGCCAATCGTTACCTTGCGTGGTCGCGGTTATCAGTTTCAGAAGCAGGGCTGA